From Pseudomonas fluorescens:
GCCCGCCGCTGTAGGCCCAGGCCAGGCGAATGGCCAGGTCATTGGCCTCGGTGCCGCTGTTGACCAGGAACACCCGGTCCATACCCTCCGGCGCCAGCGCCAGCAGGCGCTCGGAAAACTCGGCAATCGCCGCGTAGTGGAAGCGCGAGTTGGTGTTGAGCAATGACCATTGCCGAGCCGCCACGGCCGCCATACGTGGGTGGCCGTGGCCGAGCACGGCCACGTTGTTGAGCATGTCGAGGTAGGAACGGCCCTGCATGTCGATCAGATGGTTGCGCCAGCCGCGTTCGATGCGCGGCGGGTCGACGTAATAATGCTTCTGCGAACGGGCGAAACTGGCGTCGCGCCGGGCCAGCAGGGCCTCGGGGTCCAGTTCCGGCTCAGCGTCACAGGCCAGGCCAAGCAGCGTCGCCGGTGACGGGCAAAGCGCTTGCCACGCCGGTACCCGGGAGGGCGCGCAGAACAGCGGCGGTTCGATGTCCGCGCGGCATACCTGCACCATCAGCGGGGCATGGACTTCGCCGATTATCTGCCCTTCCACCAGCACCGCGCCGGGGTTCAATGCGGTTTTCACCCCCCACAGACGCAGGCTCAGCGGACCGTCATGCAGGCTCAGCAGACCGTCGGCGCCCTTGCGCAACGTGCCGCCAAAGGGCGCCTCCAACACGGTGCCATGGGGCAAGTGCAGTTCAACATGCAGCGGGAACGTCTCGGGCTCAACGGCGCTGTCGGGACGGGTGCGCGACAGCCGATATTGCCCATAGCGGCTGGCGGCCAACCCGTGCACGGTGGCCGCTTCATCCAGTAATCGGCGATCGATGCCGGGCTGTTCCCAATTGCCCGCTTCGAAATGCGGGCTGAGCACACCCAGGTCAATCAGCGCGAATTCCTGGCCCACCAACCCTGGCAACAAAGGGGCGAAGTTCTGGTCGGCCAACGGCGCCGGCGTCTCCCCGACACTGCTCAGAATCGCCGCTTCCATTAGTTCAAAGGGCACCGACATTGCCACATGGAAGATTTCCCACTCATGTTCGGCGTTTTTCAGCAGGTAGCTGTTATTCGGATCCAGGCGTTGCTGCTGTTCGCTGCTCAGCACCAGCACCGCCGCGCGGGCGACGATCAGTGGCCACAGGGCCTGCAGTTCTTCGCGCTGTAAGGGGTTGACCGCATGGAACGCACGGATGGCCGGGAGGATGGCAAAGGGATCGCTTTCAGCATGGTGCAGCAGCGCGGCACACGTCACCGACAAATCGGCGATGCGCCAGGTGTGCACCAGGTCGCCGAAATCAATCACCCCCTGGATCTGCCAGTGCCGCTGGGCATCCCGTTGCCACATGACGTTGTCATCGGTGATGTCCATGTGCACCGCTTGCCAGGGCAGGTGATCGGCCAGGTCGCGCAGGCGCGCGTCAACCTGTTCGGCCACCTGCTCCAAGAGGGCGCGATGGGGCAGGTTTTGCAGGGTTGCCAACAGGTGGGTGATCAGCTCCTGGGCGTGGCGCGGGTCCCATTGCAAGGTGCGGTCCAGGCCTGGGTGCTGGAAATCGGCCAGGGCCAGGCTCATTCGCCCGCACAACGCGCCGAAGCCTGCAATGACATCGCGGCCCAGATGGGGGAGATGGGTCAGGGGCTGCCCGTCGATGTAGTCCAGCAACCGCAGGTGCAGGTTTTGTCCATCCACCGCGACGGTGAGCAACTCTTCACCGGTGTGCGCCTTGATGACCTGAGGTACCTGCATCTGCACATGGGCCTGCAGGTTGTTGAGGGCCGCGTGCTGGGCCTGCAACTCAACGGCAGCGTAGTCACCCCGGCAGATTTTCAGAACAAAGCGGCCACGGTCGCTGTCGACCTTGTAATTGAGGTCTTGCTGGCTGCCCAGCGCCTGCAGGGTGCCGGTGAGGCCGTAATGCTGCTCAAGCAGGTGTGCCGCCTGATCGGGGTCCACTTGCGGGCAAGGTAGGCTGGCGCGATGGATCAACGTGGCGAGCAACATTGTGACGACCTCGGTTTTTTTAGGCGTCTATATCGCCATTGTTACGGGGCTAACGCAACCCCCAGCACACGGCACGCTTGCGCCGACCTGCTCCACCACTCAAGCTATGCTCCATTTGCTTAATGTCCGTCTAAGGAAAAGGCCCTCCGACATGCGCATTCTCATCACCGGCGGCGCTGGTTTTATCGGCTCCGCCCTGATCCGCCACCTGATCCAGCACACCGAGCACGAAGTGCTCAACCTGGACAAACTCACCTACGCCGGCAACCTGGAGTCGCTGACCAGCATCGCGTCCAACAGCCGCTATGAGTTCGTACAGGCCGATATCGTCGACCAGGCCACCGTCAGCGCCGTGCTCGCGCGCTTCGAGCCGCAGGCGATCATGCACCTGGCGGCCGAGTCCCATGTCGACCGCTCCATCGATGGCCCGTCGGATTTTATCCAGACCAATATCGTCGGCACCTACAGCCTGCTGGAGGCCGCCCGAGCCTATTGGCAAAAGCTCGACGAGCCCGCCAAGCGCGCGTTCCGCTTCCATCACATCTCCACCGATGAAGTGTATGGCGACCTGCATGGCGTGGACGACCTGTTCACCGAAACCACGCCCTATGCGCCCAGCTCGCCCTACTCGGCCAGCAAGGCCGCGTCCGACCATCTGGTACGCGCCTGGCAGCGTACCTATGGGCTGCCGGTGCTGCTAACCAATTGTTCGAACAACTACGGGCCGTTCCACTTCCCTGAAAAGCTGATCCCGCTGGTGATCCTCAATGCCCTGGCGGGCAAGCCGTTGCCGGTCTATGGCGATGGCTTGCAGGTGCGCGACTGGCTGTTCGTAGAAGACCACGCCCGCGCATTGCTCAAGGTGGTGACCGAAGGTGTGGTCGGCGAGACCTACAACATTGGCGGGCATAACGAGCAGAAAAACATCGACGTGGTGCGCGGCATCTGCGCCCTGCTCGAAGAGCTGGCGCCGCAGCGCCCGGCCGGTGTCGAGCAATTCACCGACCTGATCACCTTCGTCAAGGATCGCCCCGGCCACGACCAGCGCTATGCGATCGACGCCAGCAAGATCGAGCGCGAACTGGACTGGGTCCCACAGGAAACCTTTGAAACCGGGCTGCGCAAGACCGTGCAGTGGTACCTCGACAACCTAGAGTGGTGCCGCAGGGTCCAGGACGGCAGTTATCAGGGCGAACGATTGGGCAACACCGACTTTAAGGATCTGATTGCATGATGAAGGGAATCGTATTGGCCGGGGGCTCCGGCACCCGTTTGCACCCCATTACCCTGGGGGTGTCCAAGCAGCTGTTGCCGGTGTATGACAAACCGATGATCTACTACCCGATCTCGGTGCTGATGCTGGCGGGAATCAAGGACATCCTGGTGATTTCCACACCGCTCGACTTGCCCCAATACCGCAACCTGCTGGGGGATGGCAGCCAGTTTGGCGTGCGCTTCAGCTATGCGGAGCAACCCTCGCCAGATGGCCTGGCCCAAGCGTTCATCATCGGTGAAGAGTTCATCGGCGATGATCCGGTCTGCCTGATCCTGGGTGACAACATCTTCCATGGCCAGCACTTCAGTGACCAGCTGCGTACCGCGGCCGAGCGCCCCTCCGGGGCTACCGTATTCGGCTACTGGGTCAAGGACCCGGAGCGTTTCGGGGTGATCGACTTCGACAAAGACGGCCGCGCCCTGTCCATCGAAGAAAAACCGGCCAAGCCCAAATCGCCGTACGCGGTGACCGGCCTGTATTTCTATGACAACGACGTGATCAGCATCGCCAAGGCGGTCAAGCCTTCACCCCGTGGCGAGCTGGAGATTACCGACATCAACAACGCCTACCTCAAGCGCGGCGACCTGCATGTCGAGCGCTTCGGCCGTGGCTTTGCCTGGCTCGACACAGGGACCCATGACAGCCTGCTCGAAGCGTCGACCTATGTGCAGACCATCGAGCATCGCCAGGGGCTGAAAGTAGCGTGCCTGGAAGAAATCGCCTACGAAAATGGCTGGATCGACCGCGATTACCTGCTGGAGCGTGCGCAGTATTTCGGCAAGACCGGCTATGGCCAATACCTGTACATGTTGGCAGGAGAACGCGCGTGAATGTAGTGCAGACCTGCCTGCCCGACGTGCTGATCCTTGAACCGAAAGTGTTCGGCGATGAGCGCGGTTTTTTCTACGAAAGCTTCAACGCCCGCGCGTTCGAGGCGGCTACCGGGCTCAAGCGTGATTTCGTACAGGACAACCACTCACGCTCACAAAAAGGCGTGCTGCGGGGCCTGCACTACCAGCTCGAACACACCCAAGGCAAACTGGTGCGCGTCATCGCCGGCGAAGTGCTGGACGTGGCGGTGGATATTCGCCGCAGCTCGCCGCACTTCGGCCAGTGGGTCGGCGTGCGACTGTCGGCACAGAACAATCGCCAACTGTGGGTGCCGGAAGGCTTCGCCCATGGGTTCGTGGTGCTGAGCGAGCATGCAGAGTTCCTCTACAAGACCACCGACTACTACCAGCCGAGCGCCGAGCGCAGCATCCTGTGGAATGACCCGACGTTGGCCATCGACTGGGAATTGACTGAACCGCCGCAACTGTCCGCCAAAGACCAGGCGGGCAAACTGTTGATGGAGGCCGACCTGTTCCCATGAGCCGCCCTTTAAAAATCCTCATCACCGGCCAACACGGCCAGGTCTCCCTGGCGCTGCAACAAAAGCTCCAGGGCCTGGGCGAACTCATCGTGCTGGGCCGCGACCAGCTTGACCTGGCCAACGTCGAGCAGATTCGTCAGCAGGTCCGTGCCCATCGCCCCGGCCTGATCATCAACGCCGCAGCGCACACCGCGGTCGATCAGGCCGAAAGCGAACCGGACGCGGCTTTCGCCGTCAACGCCATCGCTCCCGGCATCCTCGCCGAGGAAGCCAAGGCCCTGGGCATCCCGCTGATCCATTACTCCACCGACTACGTGTTCGACGGCAGTAAACCTGCGCCCTACACCGAAGCCGATGTGCCGAACCCACTGGGTGTGTATGGCCAAAGCAAGCTGGCCGGTGAGCGGGCGATCGCCGCCGTGGGTGGCCAATACCTGATCCTGCGCACCAGTTGGGTCTATTCCAGCCACGGCAAGAACTTCCTGCTGACCATGCAACGCCTGCTGCAAGAGAAACCGCAGATGCGCATCGTCGCCGACCAGATCGGTGCTCCGACCTGGGCCGGTACCATCGCCAACAGCACCCGCACGTTGATCGAGCGCTGGCAGGCCGGCCAGGCGGGCGATTGGGGCATCTATCACCTGACCGCCCAGGGCGAGACGTCATGGTTCGGCTTCGCCCAGGCGATTGGCGAGCATCTGCGTGCTGCGGGCAAACCCTGCGCCGAGCTGGAAGCGATCCCTTCCAGCGCCTACCCGACGCCGGCCAAGCGCCCCCTGAACTCGCGCCTCGATTGCAGCCGCCTGCGCCAGCAGTGGCAGGTTGGCCAGCCACAGTGGCAAGACGCATTGCGCGAGTGTCTTGCCGAGCAGCACTAGGCATAATGCGCCTGTACCCACAGGCGCACGACACCCATGACTCCACCTCTCCCGCGAAGACCCCGCTGGCGCAGCCTCGCCCTGCTGGCGCTGTGCCTGGCGCCGCTGCTGTGGCCGCTGGAGCACCTGGCCGAGCGTTATTACCGCAGCGAACTGGCCGGGCAGAACCGCCAGACCCTCGACCTCTACGTCGCCAACCTGCTGGGCACGCTGCACCGCTACGAGGTGCTGCCGCAAATCCTCGGTGACTTGCCGGCCTTGCGCACCGCGCTGGAGGCACCGGACGTCAGCACCAACCTGGTCAACGCCAACCTGCTGCTCAAGGACGTCGCCGCCCAGGCCGGGGTAGAAGTGATGTACCTGATGGACACCACCGGCAAGACCCTTGCCGCGTCCAATTGGGACAAGCAGGACAGCTTCGTCGGGCGCAACTTTTCGTTCCGCCCGTATTTCAGCGAAGCCATGGCCGGGCGGCTGGGACGGTTCTTCGGCCTGGGCACCACCTCGGCCAAGCGCGGTTACTTCTTCGCCGCCGCCGTGCGCAATGGCGAAAAAATCATCGGCGTGCTGGTGGTCAAGGTCGACCTGGACCACACCGAAAGCCTGTGGGGCAACACCCCCGAACAACTATTGGTAACCGACCATAACGGCGTGGTGATCCTCACGTCGCGCCCGCAATGGCGATTCCGCGCCACCCGGCCGCTGACCGATGAAGAGCGCCAGGCCATCATCGCCATCCAGCCCTACCCGACCCGCGACCCGCAACCGCTGACCCTGAGTTCCACGGCATGGTTGCGCCAATCCACTGCGATCGCCGAGACCGGCTGGAACGTGGAAATCCTCGCGCCACGCTCACTGATCAACCGCCCGGTGCGCACGGTAGTGGCCGTAGGTGGCGCCACGCTGCTGGTATTGATGTTGCTGCTGGGGTTGATGATGCAGCGCCGCCGTCATTACCTGGAGCGCATCGCCTTTGAAGCCAAGGCCCGTCGCGAGCTGGAGATGCGCGTGGTCGAGAGGACCAGCGACCTGGAAGGGCTCAATCGCCGCCTGAAACAGGAGGTACTGGAACGCGAACACGCCCAGCAGGAACTGGTGCGCGCCCAGGATGATTTGGTGCAAGCGGGCAAACTGTCGGCACTGGGCACCATGTCGGCGAGTATCAGCCACGAACTCAACCAACCCCTGGCGGCGATTCGCAGCTATGCCGAAAACGCCGAAATCCTCCTCGACCATGAACGCACCAACGATGCGCGCGGCAATCTCAAGCTGATCAGCGAACTGACCGGGCGCATGGCCTCGATCATCGCCCACCTGCGTGCGTTCGCCCGCCGCGATCGGCACGCGCCGGAAAGCGTCGCCCTGCAACCGGCGCTGGACGATGCCCTGGCGTTGCTGGCCAAGCGACGGCGTTCGATGGAAGTGGAACTGATCCGCGATTTGCCCGAGGCAACCTTGTGGGTAGAGGCCGGCGAAACGCGCCTGCGCCAGGTGCTGGGCAACCTGCTGGCCAATGCCCTCGACGCCCTCACTGAAAAAGGCCCGCCGCGCAAACTCTGGCTGAGTGCCCAAACCACCGAACAGGGCGTCAACCTGTACATTCGCGATAATGGCCCTGGCTTTTGCATGGAAGCACTGGGCCGCGCCAGCGAGCCGTTCTACACCACCAAGACCCGCACCCAGGGCCTGGGGTTGGGCCTGGCCATCTGTGACACGCTGATGCGCGCCTTTGGCGGCGAGCTGCTGTTTGCCAACCACAAGGAAGGCGGCGCGCTGTTAACCTTGAAATTGCGTGCCGGCTCGCCGGGCGTCAGTCTGCAACCGTCCGAGGACCGCAGTGTATGAGTATCGATAACCAGATTCAGGTGGTGTTGATCGACGACGATCCACACTTGCGTCAGGCCCTGTGCCAGACCCTGGACCTGGCCGGGCTGAAGGTCCTGCCCCTGGGCGAAGCCACCGGCCTCACCGCGCGCTTGTCGCGGGACTGGCCGGGGGTCGTGGTCAGCGATATCCGCATGCCCGGCATGGACGGCCTGGAGCTGCTCGCCGAACTGCACGGCCAGGACCCGGAGCTGCCGGTGCTGCTGATCACCGGCCACGGCGACGTGCCGTTGGCGGTGCAAGCCATGCGCGCGGGTGCCTACGACTTCCTCGAAAAACCCTTCGCCAGCGACGCCCTGCTCGACAGCGTGCGCCGCGCCCTGGCCCTGCGTCGCCTGGTCCTGGACAACCGCAGCCTGCGCCTGGCCCTCAGCGATCGCCAGCAACTGAGCACACGCCTGGTCGGGCACTCGCCCCAAATGCTGCGCCTGCGCGAACAGATCGGCGCACTGGCAGCGACCCGCGCCGATGTACTGATCCTGGGTGAAACCGGGGCCGGCAAGGAAGTGGTGGCCCGTGCGCTGCACGACCTGTCGAACCGGCGCAGCGGGCCATTCGTGGCGATCAACGCCGGGGCGCTGGCGGAGTCGGTGGTGGAAAGCGAACTGTTTGGCCATGAACCCGGCGCGTTTACCGGGGCGCAGAAGCGCCGGATCGGCAAGTTCGAATTCGCCAATGGCGGCACGCTGTTCCTTGATGAAATCGAAAGCATGAGCCTGGATGTACAGGTCAAACTGCTGCGCCTGTTACAGGAACGCGTGGTCGAACGCCTTGGCGGCAATCAGTTGATCCCGCTGGATATCCGCATCATCGCGGCCACCAAGGAAGACTTGCGCCAGGCCGCCGACCAGGGCCGCTTCCGTGCCGACTTGTACTACCGCCTCAACGTCGCACCGTTGCGCATTCCGCCGCTGCGCGAACGGGGCGAAGACGCACTGATGCTGTTCCAGCACTTTGCCGACGAAGCCAGCAGCCGCCACGGCCTGCCACTGCACGAGCTGCAACCAGGCCAACGTGCGTTGCTGTTGCGCCACAACTGGCCGGGCAATGTGCGCGAACTGCAGAACGCCGCAGAACGCTTTGCCCTCGGCCTGGAGTTGGCGCTGGATAACACCCCGGACAATCCGGTAACCGGCGTGCTGACCTCGACCCCGGGCGGCTTGAGCGAACAGGTCGAGCAGTTCGAAAAAAGCCTGATCGCCGCCGAACTGACCCGCCCCCACAGTTCCCTGCGCAGCCTCGCCGAAGCCCTGGGCGTACCGCGCAAGACCTTGCACGACAAACTTCGCAAGCACGGCCTGAACTTCGCCGACAGCAGCAACCAAGGCGCTGACGACGAATGACCCTGCCCACTCACCAAGAGGCCGCCATGAGCCGCGACAGCCGTTACCTGGAATCCATCCTCCACCACGACATCCCCCTGACCCGTGAAATGGGCCTCAAGGTGCTCGACTGGCAACACGGCCAACTGCGATTGCACCTGCCCTTGCAAGCCAATATCAACCACAAGAGCACCATGTTCGGTGGCAGCCTCTATTGCGGCGCGGTGCTGGCGGGTTGGGGCTGGCTGCACCTGCAACTGCGCGAGGAAGGAATTGAAGACGGGCATATCGTGATTCAGGAAGGGCAGATCAGCTATCCGCTGCCCGTGACGCAAGACGCGACCGCCATTTGCGCGGCGCCGGAGGAGAAGGTGTGGAAGCGCTTTTTAGCCACCTACAAGCGCTATGGCCGGGCGCGGTTGACGTTGGACACGTGGATCGTAAATGAGGGCAGTGAAGAGCTGGCAGTGACTTTCACCGGCCAGTACGTCCTGCACCGCTGAAAGCCATCACACAAAACCAATGTGGGAGGGGGCAAGTCGAATCGTCGCACCGCCCCTCCCACATTTTGATCTGCGCTGGTTTTAAGATCTTGCCAAAGTCAGCAAGCGTTCACGCCACGCCGCCTTCGCCGGTAACGCCAGGAAGAAGGGGTTCAACAACGATGCCCGCGCCGGGTAGCTGAACGGCTCGCCACTCAACTCCAGTACCTCGCCGCCCGCCCCTTCCAATACACCCTGCGCCGCAGCGGTATCCCACTGCGAGGTCGGCGCCAGGCGCGGATAGCAATCGGCGCTGCCTTCGGCCAATAGGCAGAATTTCAACGAACTGCCGATATTCGCCAGCTTCAACTCCCCCACCCCTTCGCTCAAGCCATTGAGCAAACGCTCCTGCTCTGGGCTGGTATGCCGACGGCTGGCAACCACGGTGAAGGCTTCACCCGCCGCCGGAGTCTCGCGTACCTGGATCTGCCTGGGCGCTTCATTCACGTCCGAACGCCACGCGCCAAGCCCTGCGCCGCCGAAGTAGCACCGGCCGTTGGTGGGCATGGATACCACGCCAAATATCACACGGCCCTGTTCGATCAACGCAATGTTGACGGTAAATTCTTCACTGCCGGCGATAAATTCCTTGGTGCCATCCAGCGGGTCCACCAGCCACCACCGCTGCCAGCCGGCGCGTACGCTCTGGTCGATATCGGCGTCTTCTTCGGACAACACCGGGATACTCGGGTCCAGGGCTGTCAAACCGGCGAGAATCAGGTGATGGGCGGCCAGGTCCGCGGCCGTCACCGGCGAATCGTCAGCCTTGGACGTCACCGCCACTTCGGCGCGCCAGTACGGCAGGATGACTTCACCCGCCTGGCGAGCCAGTTCGATCACAGGGGCGATAAACGGGTGGCCTAAAAACAGTTCGCTCATGCGCTAAACGCTCCTCGCTGGGTCAACAGGTCTCGTACCAGATACAACGCAGCCAGCGCGCGGCCTTCGCTGAACTGCTCATTTTGCGCCAGTTGCGACAACTCGCGCAGGTTGACCCTGTCCACGCGCATCGGTTCAGGTTCATCACCTTCCAGGCGTTCTTCATAGAGGTCGGTGGCCAGCACCACCTGGATTTTCTGGCTCATATAGCCGGGGGACAGTGACAGCTCAGTGAGGTGCTCCAACTGGCGGGCGCCATAACCGGCTTCCTCCTTGAGCTCGCGGTCCGCCGCCGCCAGCACGTCCTCGCCGGGCTCGATCAGCCCCTTGGGCAAGGACAGCTCGTATTCGTCGGTGCCACCGCAGTACTCTTCCACCAGCAGCGCATGGTCGGCGTCGATCATTGCCACGATCATCACCGCGCCGTACCCGGCACCACGTCCCACCAGGCGCTCGTAGGTGCGTTCAACGCCATTGGAAAAGCGCAATTGCACTTCCTCCACGCGGAACAAACGGCTACTGGCGACTATTTCGCGGGCGAGGACGGTGGGTTTCTGGCGCATAAGCGGCTCCTTGGCGTGATCGGGTTACTATACCGTGGCTTTTCCGATTGTCTGTGTCGGATATCTTTACTTACATGAGACCGCCCCATGCCCTCTTTGCCCTGGCACGCCATCGACACTGTCCTGCTGGACATGGACGGCACCCTGCTCGACCTGCATTACGACAACCATTTCTGGATGGAACACCTGCCTCAGCGCTACGCCCAGTTGCATGGTGTGAGTCGGGCCATGGCCGAGATGGAGTTGCAGCCGCTGTTCGAGCGTAACGCCGGACAGTTGCAATGGTATTGCCTGGATTTCTGGAGCACCGAACTGAACATTCCGGTGCGCGAGCTCAAGCTGGAAACCGCCCACCTGATCGCCCTGCGCCCAGGTGCCGATACCTTTCTGGCGGCGATCAAACAGGCCGGAAAACGGGTGATCCTGATCACCAACGCTCATCGTGACTCGCTGTCATTGAAGTTGGAACGCATTGAGTTGGCGCCGTATTTCGAGCGATTGATCAGCTCCCACGACTACGGTTTCGCCAAGGAAAACCCGCAGTTCTGGGATGCCTTGCAAGCCGATATCCGGTTCGACCCGGCGCGCAGCCTGTTTATCGACGACACGTTGCCGATCCTGCGCAGCGCCCAGAAATTTGGCGTGGGGCATTTGCTGGCGGTGAAAGAGCCGGACAGCCAAAAAGGGCCCAAGGACACCGGGGAATTTGCCGCAGTCGAGGATTACCGGGACCTTATTGTCGGACTTTGACCCCTTGTGGGAGGGAGCAAGCCCCCTCCCACATTTTTACTTTGTGAATTACTCAGGAATACGCAGCGTCTGCCCTGGGTAAATCTTGTCTGGATGAGACAACAGCGGCTTGTTGGCCTCGAAGATATCGTTGTACCGGCTGGCCTTGCCGTAAACCGCCAGGGAAATCGCGCTGAGGGTGTCGCCCTTTTTCACCACGACGAAACGGGCGGCGGCAACTACCGGGCCGGTTACGGTGATCTGGTCATCCACACTGGCCACACCGGCAATGTTGCCGGCCGCCAGAATGATTTTTTCTTTCTCTTCCTGACTGGCCACGGTCCCTGTAAGCGTGACCTTGTCACCCTCGACAGTGGCGTGAACATCCGGATTACCCAGCCCGACTTCTTCAATGTGCTTTTTCAGATCATCACTGGCGTTGGCGTTGCCCGGCGTCAACAGCTTGACCAACTTCTCGCCGGCTTCCTTAACAAAGCTAAAAAGACTCATAGTGCGCTCTCCTTGATAGTTGATTTCCAGATGCCCAAGACTAGACCAGCCCCGAAGACTTGGGTTCCAGCCCGACCAAAGACCCAAACGCGCTAGAATCCCCCCGCCATTGGAATAAGCCCTGGAGCGAAGATGGACATCAAGCAGCTGAAATTCCTCATCGCCCTCGACGAGACCCGTCACTTCGGCCAGGCAGCAGCGCGTTGCCATATCACCCAGCCGACCCTGTCGATGCGCCTGCGCAGCCTGGAAGAAGAACTCGACCTGCCGCTGGTCAATCGTGGCCAGCGCTTCGAGGGCTTTACCGCCCCCGGCGAGCGAGTACTGGCCTGGGCGCGCACGGTGCTGGCAGCCTATGACGGCTTGCAGGCCGAAGCGGCGGCGTGTCGTGGCAACCTCGTCGGTACGTTGCGCCTGGGGGTGGTGCCGCTGTCGAGCTTCGATCCGTTGGCGTTGATGCAGCAACTGCACAAGGAACACCCGAGCCTGCGCTTTGAGCTTTCGGCCCTCAGCTCCGAACAGATTCTGGAACAACTGGCGAGCAATCGCCTGGACCTCGGCGTGTCGTACCTGGAGCGCCTGGACAATGAACGCTTCGACTCCCTGGCGCTCGGCGAAACCCGCATGGGCCTGCTCTACGACCAGCGCTATTTCAGCTTCGGCGACACACCGCTGAGCTGGGAAGCGTTGATCGAACTGCCCCTGGGCATGCTCACCAGCGGCATGCACTTTCGCCAGTCCATCGACCACAACTTCCACAGCCGGGGCCTGCACCCGCAGCCGCTGTTGCAAACCGATGCCGTCCATCAGTTGTTACAAGCGGTACACGGCGGGCTGTGCTGCGCGGTAATGCCCTTGGACGGTGGCCTGGATGCGCTCACCGAGCACTTGC
This genomic window contains:
- the rfbA gene encoding glucose-1-phosphate thymidylyltransferase RfbA — encoded protein: MMKGIVLAGGSGTRLHPITLGVSKQLLPVYDKPMIYYPISVLMLAGIKDILVISTPLDLPQYRNLLGDGSQFGVRFSYAEQPSPDGLAQAFIIGEEFIGDDPVCLILGDNIFHGQHFSDQLRTAAERPSGATVFGYWVKDPERFGVIDFDKDGRALSIEEKPAKPKSPYAVTGLYFYDNDVISIAKAVKPSPRGELEITDINNAYLKRGDLHVERFGRGFAWLDTGTHDSLLEASTYVQTIEHRQGLKVACLEEIAYENGWIDRDYLLERAQYFGKTGYGQYLYMLAGERA
- the rfbD gene encoding dTDP-4-dehydrorhamnose reductase is translated as MSRPLKILITGQHGQVSLALQQKLQGLGELIVLGRDQLDLANVEQIRQQVRAHRPGLIINAAAHTAVDQAESEPDAAFAVNAIAPGILAEEAKALGIPLIHYSTDYVFDGSKPAPYTEADVPNPLGVYGQSKLAGERAIAAVGGQYLILRTSWVYSSHGKNFLLTMQRLLQEKPQMRIVADQIGAPTWAGTIANSTRTLIERWQAGQAGDWGIYHLTAQGETSWFGFAQAIGEHLRAAGKPCAELEAIPSSAYPTPAKRPLNSRLDCSRLRQQWQVGQPQWQDALRECLAEQH
- the rfbB gene encoding dTDP-glucose 4,6-dehydratase → MRILITGGAGFIGSALIRHLIQHTEHEVLNLDKLTYAGNLESLTSIASNSRYEFVQADIVDQATVSAVLARFEPQAIMHLAAESHVDRSIDGPSDFIQTNIVGTYSLLEAARAYWQKLDEPAKRAFRFHHISTDEVYGDLHGVDDLFTETTPYAPSSPYSASKAASDHLVRAWQRTYGLPVLLTNCSNNYGPFHFPEKLIPLVILNALAGKPLPVYGDGLQVRDWLFVEDHARALLKVVTEGVVGETYNIGGHNEQKNIDVVRGICALLEELAPQRPAGVEQFTDLITFVKDRPGHDQRYAIDASKIERELDWVPQETFETGLRKTVQWYLDNLEWCRRVQDGSYQGERLGNTDFKDLIA
- a CDS encoding sensor histidine kinase, which gives rise to MTPPLPRRPRWRSLALLALCLAPLLWPLEHLAERYYRSELAGQNRQTLDLYVANLLGTLHRYEVLPQILGDLPALRTALEAPDVSTNLVNANLLLKDVAAQAGVEVMYLMDTTGKTLAASNWDKQDSFVGRNFSFRPYFSEAMAGRLGRFFGLGTTSAKRGYFFAAAVRNGEKIIGVLVVKVDLDHTESLWGNTPEQLLVTDHNGVVILTSRPQWRFRATRPLTDEERQAIIAIQPYPTRDPQPLTLSSTAWLRQSTAIAETGWNVEILAPRSLINRPVRTVVAVGGATLLVLMLLLGLMMQRRRHYLERIAFEAKARRELEMRVVERTSDLEGLNRRLKQEVLEREHAQQELVRAQDDLVQAGKLSALGTMSASISHELNQPLAAIRSYAENAEILLDHERTNDARGNLKLISELTGRMASIIAHLRAFARRDRHAPESVALQPALDDALALLAKRRRSMEVELIRDLPEATLWVEAGETRLRQVLGNLLANALDALTEKGPPRKLWLSAQTTEQGVNLYIRDNGPGFCMEALGRASEPFYTTKTRTQGLGLGLAICDTLMRAFGGELLFANHKEGGALLTLKLRAGSPGVSLQPSEDRSV
- a CDS encoding aminotransferase, which encodes MLLATLIHRASLPCPQVDPDQAAHLLEQHYGLTGTLQALGSQQDLNYKVDSDRGRFVLKICRGDYAAVELQAQHAALNNLQAHVQMQVPQVIKAHTGEELLTVAVDGQNLHLRLLDYIDGQPLTHLPHLGRDVIAGFGALCGRMSLALADFQHPGLDRTLQWDPRHAQELITHLLATLQNLPHRALLEQVAEQVDARLRDLADHLPWQAVHMDITDDNVMWQRDAQRHWQIQGVIDFGDLVHTWRIADLSVTCAALLHHAESDPFAILPAIRAFHAVNPLQREELQALWPLIVARAAVLVLSSEQQQRLDPNNSYLLKNAEHEWEIFHVAMSVPFELMEAAILSSVGETPAPLADQNFAPLLPGLVGQEFALIDLGVLSPHFEAGNWEQPGIDRRLLDEAATVHGLAASRYGQYRLSRTRPDSAVEPETFPLHVELHLPHGTVLEAPFGGTLRKGADGLLSLHDGPLSLRLWGVKTALNPGAVLVEGQIIGEVHAPLMVQVCRADIEPPLFCAPSRVPAWQALCPSPATLLGLACDAEPELDPEALLARRDASFARSQKHYYVDPPRIERGWRNHLIDMQGRSYLDMLNNVAVLGHGHPRMAAVAARQWSLLNTNSRFHYAAIAEFSERLLALAPEGMDRVFLVNSGTEANDLAIRLAWAYSGGRDMLSVLEAYHGWSVAADAVSTSIADNPKALSSRPDWVHPVTAPNTYRGEFRGPDSAPDYVRSVEHNLAKIAASQRQLAGFICEPVYGNAGGISLPPGYLQQVYARVRAQGGVCIADEVQVGYGRMGHFFWGFEEQGVVPDIITMAKGMGNGQPLGAVITRREIAEALEAEGYFFSSSGGSPVSCRIGMAVLDVMEEEKLWENAQVVGGHFKARLQALIDRHPLVGAVHGSGFYLGLELVRDRRTLEPATEETALLCERLRELGIFMQPTGDYLNILKIKPPMVTSKRSVDFFVDMLSKALNEQA
- the rfbC gene encoding dTDP-4-dehydrorhamnose 3,5-epimerase — its product is MNVVQTCLPDVLILEPKVFGDERGFFYESFNARAFEAATGLKRDFVQDNHSRSQKGVLRGLHYQLEHTQGKLVRVIAGEVLDVAVDIRRSSPHFGQWVGVRLSAQNNRQLWVPEGFAHGFVVLSEHAEFLYKTTDYYQPSAERSILWNDPTLAIDWELTEPPQLSAKDQAGKLLMEADLFP